One genomic segment of Mesoterricola silvestris includes these proteins:
- a CDS encoding aldo/keto reductase family oxidoreductase, with product MIGQPQIFDTFHFPGTTHTVRRIGYGAMQLAGPNVFGPPRDRSEAIAVLREAIASGVNHIDTSDFYGPHITNQIIKEALHPYPKELTLVTKVGARRGDDGSWILDRSRENLVKSVHDNLRNLGLETLDIVNLRMGGRSGPEPGSLAEPLEVLLDLKQQGLLRHIGLSTVTPDQCAEAQSLTNVVCVQNFYNLANRADDAFIDDLATQNIAYVPYFPLGGFTPLQSTVLVTVAASLGVTPMQVAQAWLLHRSPNILLIAGTSSRTHLRENLSVAQITLPPEVIAPLDSIGVATK from the coding sequence ATGATTGGACAACCCCAGATCTTCGACACCTTCCATTTCCCCGGCACAACCCACACCGTCCGTCGCATCGGGTACGGCGCCATGCAGCTCGCCGGGCCCAACGTCTTCGGCCCGCCCCGTGACCGCTCCGAAGCCATCGCCGTCCTGCGCGAGGCGATCGCTTCCGGCGTCAACCACATCGACACCAGCGACTTCTACGGCCCGCACATCACCAACCAGATCATCAAGGAAGCGCTGCATCCCTACCCGAAAGAGCTCACCCTCGTCACCAAGGTCGGTGCCCGCCGGGGAGATGACGGCTCGTGGATTCTGGACCGTTCCCGTGAAAACCTGGTCAAGAGCGTTCACGACAACCTGCGCAACCTCGGCCTCGAAACCCTCGACATCGTCAACCTCCGCATGGGCGGCCGTTCCGGCCCGGAGCCCGGATCCCTTGCGGAACCCCTCGAGGTGCTCCTCGACCTCAAGCAGCAAGGCCTCCTTCGCCACATCGGCCTCAGCACCGTCACGCCGGACCAGTGCGCCGAGGCCCAATCCCTCACCAACGTCGTCTGCGTTCAAAACTTCTACAATCTTGCCAACCGCGCCGACGACGCCTTCATCGACGACCTCGCCACCCAAAACATCGCCTATGTCCCCTACTTCCCCCTTGGCGGCTTCACCCCGCTGCAGTCCACTGTCCTGGTCACCGTCGCAGCCTCGCTCGGCGTCACCCCCATGCAGGTCGCGCAGGCCTGGCTCCTGCATCGCTCCCCCAACATCCTGCTCATCGCAGGAACCTCCAGCCGCACCCATCTGCGCGAAAACCTGAGCGTGGCCCAAATAACCCTCCCCCCCGAGGTCATCGCCCCGCTCGATTCCATCGGCGTCGCAACCAAGTAA
- a CDS encoding thiolase C-terminal domain-containing protein, producing MRTLNKPVFLAAGAYTLSLGTGRPEFNPRTPRPGLDHYIREAGAATLAQIGDPGAIDESVIGNFMAARFNRQGHLGSLMTIVHPSLEYKPALRVEGACASGGLALASAVKSVLSGMADAVLVMGVEVQNTVKAIYCADYLAGAGWYDGERKEGHTYFFPGKFSDRAGAYGAKVGPEKARQAFAHWYRNAVENARLNPDAQEHFNRVDDLVAQGLTPPNPKSFTDHLNLYDCSKVSDGAASIIVASEEGWRRLGLARQDVVELAGMGQMAANLTTPPPDLTEMTTCRRAAEQALAMAGTGIGDMGVVEVHDCFTISGVLLTEALGMAAPGAGADAVLEGLTRRDGRWPTNTGGGLVGYGHPTGATGVRMAVDLWRQLTGRAAGYQVDLKKDHGILVSMGGNDKTVVSLVVKR from the coding sequence ATGCGAACCCTGAACAAGCCCGTCTTCCTCGCCGCCGGCGCCTACACCCTGAGCCTCGGCACCGGCCGTCCCGAATTCAACCCCCGCACCCCCCGCCCCGGCCTGGACCACTACATCCGGGAGGCCGGCGCGGCCACCCTGGCCCAGATCGGGGATCCCGGCGCCATCGACGAGAGCGTCATCGGCAACTTCATGGCCGCGCGCTTCAACCGCCAGGGCCACCTGGGCTCGCTCATGACCATCGTCCACCCTTCCCTGGAGTACAAGCCCGCCCTGCGGGTGGAGGGGGCCTGCGCCTCGGGGGGCCTCGCCCTGGCCTCGGCCGTGAAGAGCGTCCTCAGCGGCATGGCCGACGCCGTGCTGGTCATGGGCGTGGAGGTGCAGAACACCGTCAAGGCCATCTACTGCGCCGACTACCTGGCCGGGGCCGGGTGGTACGACGGGGAGCGCAAGGAGGGCCACACCTACTTCTTCCCTGGGAAGTTCTCGGACCGCGCCGGGGCCTACGGGGCCAAGGTGGGCCCGGAGAAGGCGCGGCAGGCCTTCGCCCACTGGTACCGCAACGCCGTGGAGAACGCCCGGCTCAACCCCGACGCCCAGGAGCATTTCAACAGGGTGGACGACCTCGTGGCCCAGGGCCTCACCCCGCCCAATCCCAAGAGCTTCACGGACCACCTCAACCTCTACGACTGCTCCAAGGTCTCCGACGGCGCGGCGTCGATCATCGTGGCCTCGGAAGAGGGCTGGCGCCGCCTGGGCCTGGCCCGGCAGGACGTGGTGGAACTGGCCGGGATGGGCCAGATGGCCGCCAACCTCACCACCCCCCCGCCCGACCTCACGGAAATGACCACCTGCCGCAGGGCCGCGGAGCAGGCCCTGGCCATGGCCGGCACCGGCATCGGGGACATGGGGGTCGTGGAGGTCCACGACTGCTTCACCATTTCGGGCGTGCTGCTCACCGAGGCCCTGGGCATGGCCGCCCCGGGCGCAGGCGCCGACGCCGTGCTGGAGGGCCTCACCCGCCGGGACGGCCGCTGGCCCACCAACACCGGCGGCGGCCTGGTGGGCTACGGCCACCCCACCGGCGCCACGGGCGTGCGCATGGCCGTGGACCTCTGGCGCCAGCTCACGGGCCGGGCCGCCGGCTACCAGGTGGACCTGAAGAAGGACCACGGGATCCTGGTGTCCATGGGCGGCAACGACAAAACCGTCGTCTCCCTCGTGGTTAAACGCTAG
- a CDS encoding 3-hydroxyacyl-CoA dehydrogenase family protein: MQNVAVVGAAGKMGSGISLLLALELAYRSLEDPKATFVLSLIDMNDSGLQGLLRYVRDQARKDGERQVNRLRALYRDRADLVENAEMVEAFVAEVMLHLRTGRTLALAKDALLVFEAAFEKEEIKFQIYDELAALCPPGTWFLTNTSSIPLHVLTHRCGIQGRMIGFHFYNPPAVQKLVELIPPEDCDPALEAGAEELALVLRKKTVPARDIAGFIGNGHFMRDGLRCIREMERLAPEHGFARAVHMVEKVSRDWLLRPMGMFQLIDYVGIDVFQLILRVMEKYLQEGLHSPLVDTLLEQGVRGGQTSSGAQKDGFLRYEKGRPVGILDPATRDYVPVDAAFAADVEARLGPLPDPSLSWKALSRDPGRERKLRAHFAALKGLDSQGAAMARRHAADSRDIALDLVRQGVAARAEDVNAVLTLGFFHLYGPVNDFLD, encoded by the coding sequence ATGCAGAACGTCGCCGTGGTGGGCGCGGCCGGCAAGATGGGCAGCGGCATCTCCCTGCTGCTGGCCCTGGAGCTGGCCTACCGGTCCCTGGAGGACCCCAAGGCCACCTTCGTGCTCAGCCTCATCGACATGAACGATTCCGGCCTCCAGGGCCTCCTGCGCTACGTGCGGGACCAGGCCCGCAAGGACGGCGAGCGCCAGGTGAACCGGCTCCGCGCCCTCTACCGGGACCGGGCGGACCTGGTGGAGAACGCCGAGATGGTGGAGGCCTTCGTGGCGGAGGTGATGCTCCACCTGCGCACCGGCAGGACCCTGGCCCTGGCCAAGGACGCCCTCCTGGTCTTCGAGGCCGCCTTCGAGAAGGAGGAGATCAAGTTCCAGATCTACGATGAGCTGGCCGCCCTGTGCCCGCCCGGGACCTGGTTCCTCACCAACACCTCCAGCATCCCCCTCCACGTGCTCACCCACCGCTGCGGCATCCAGGGCCGCATGATCGGGTTCCACTTCTACAACCCCCCCGCCGTGCAGAAGCTGGTGGAGCTGATCCCCCCGGAGGACTGCGATCCGGCCCTGGAGGCCGGCGCGGAGGAACTGGCCCTGGTGCTGCGCAAGAAGACGGTTCCGGCCCGGGACATCGCGGGCTTCATCGGCAACGGCCACTTCATGCGGGACGGCCTGCGCTGCATCCGGGAAATGGAGCGCCTGGCCCCGGAGCACGGCTTCGCCCGGGCCGTCCACATGGTGGAGAAGGTGAGCCGGGACTGGCTCCTGCGCCCCATGGGCATGTTCCAGCTCATCGACTACGTGGGCATCGACGTGTTCCAGCTGATCCTCCGGGTCATGGAGAAGTACCTGCAGGAGGGCCTCCATTCCCCCCTGGTGGACACCCTGCTGGAGCAGGGCGTCCGGGGCGGCCAGACCTCCTCCGGGGCCCAGAAGGACGGGTTCCTGCGGTACGAGAAGGGCCGGCCCGTGGGCATCCTCGATCCGGCCACCCGGGACTACGTGCCCGTGGACGCCGCCTTCGCCGCGGACGTGGAGGCGCGCCTGGGACCCCTCCCCGATCCCTCCCTTTCCTGGAAGGCCCTCTCCCGGGACCCGGGCAGGGAACGGAAGCTCCGCGCCCACTTCGCGGCCCTCAAGGGCCTGGATTCCCAGGGCGCCGCCATGGCCCGCCGTCACGCCGCGGACAGCCGCGACATCGCCCTGGATCTTGTGCGCCAGGGCGTCGCCGCCCGGGCCGAGGACGTCAACGCCGTCCTGACCCTGGGCTTCTTCCACCTCTACGGCCCCGTCAACGACTTCCTGGACTGA
- a CDS encoding enoyl-CoA hydratase/isomerase family protein, producing MNDHVRLVIENGIGVVTIDRQEALNALDDGVLAGLEEAFLALGRDPSVRAVILTGAGKAFVAGADIKAMAAFTPVEARAFAQRGQRIFTLIEDYPHPVIAAVNGYALGGGCELAMTCDIRIASEKAKAGQPEVNLGVLPGFGGTQRLARIMGRSAAKYLLFTGEVIGAARGLELGLFNEVVAPENLLPRCMEIAAAIAAKAPVAVSFVKHAVNEGTDGPMAHGLSLEAELFAGTFGTQDQKEGMRAFIDKRPPQFLGK from the coding sequence ATGAACGACCATGTGAGACTCGTCATCGAGAACGGCATCGGGGTGGTCACCATCGACCGCCAGGAGGCCCTCAACGCCCTGGACGACGGGGTCCTGGCGGGGCTCGAGGAGGCCTTCCTGGCCCTGGGCCGGGACCCCTCGGTGCGCGCCGTGATCCTCACGGGCGCCGGCAAGGCCTTCGTGGCCGGGGCCGACATCAAGGCCATGGCGGCCTTCACCCCCGTGGAGGCCCGGGCCTTCGCCCAGCGCGGCCAGCGCATCTTCACCCTCATCGAGGACTATCCCCACCCCGTCATCGCGGCGGTCAACGGCTACGCCCTGGGGGGCGGCTGCGAACTGGCCATGACCTGCGATATCCGCATCGCCAGCGAGAAGGCCAAGGCCGGCCAGCCCGAAGTGAACCTGGGCGTCCTGCCGGGCTTCGGCGGAACCCAGCGCCTGGCCCGGATCATGGGGCGCTCCGCCGCCAAGTACCTGCTCTTCACCGGGGAGGTGATCGGCGCCGCCCGGGGCCTGGAACTGGGCCTCTTCAACGAGGTGGTGGCGCCCGAGAACCTCCTGCCCCGCTGCATGGAGATCGCCGCGGCCATCGCCGCCAAGGCCCCGGTGGCCGTTTCCTTCGTCAAGCACGCCGTCAACGAGGGCACCGACGGCCCCATGGCCCACGGCCTCTCCCTGGAGGCCGAGCTCTTCGCGGGGACCTTCGGCACCCAGGACCAGAAGGAAGGCATGAGGGCCTTCATCGACAAACGCCCCCCCCAGTTCCTGGGCAAGTAG
- a CDS encoding biotin/lipoyl-containing protein: protein MVYIGTHQGRTTKAKVVEPRPGLFTVTLGETEYEVDFLEPQPNIYSLLIDGRSFEVDVDAKAGGDVFDVLIKGDHYEVEMVEEKKKKLAMKMSKGASGRQDMKSPMAGNVRAVQVQPGDRVAAGQVVLILEAMKMQNEIKSAIDGIVASVTAREGVAVAAGDPLLVVEPWEPQFPNG from the coding sequence ATGGTCTACATCGGCACCCATCAAGGCCGCACCACCAAGGCGAAGGTCGTGGAGCCCCGCCCGGGCCTCTTCACGGTGACCTTGGGGGAGACGGAGTACGAGGTGGATTTCCTGGAGCCCCAGCCCAACATCTACTCCCTCCTCATCGACGGCCGCTCCTTCGAGGTGGACGTGGACGCCAAGGCCGGCGGCGACGTCTTCGACGTCCTCATCAAGGGCGACCACTACGAAGTGGAGATGGTGGAGGAGAAGAAGAAGAAGCTGGCCATGAAGATGAGCAAGGGGGCCTCGGGCCGCCAGGACATGAAGTCCCCCATGGCCGGCAACGTGCGGGCCGTGCAGGTGCAGCCCGGGGACCGGGTCGCCGCGGGACAGGTGGTGCTGATCCTGGAGGCCATGAAGATGCAGAACGAGATCAAGTCCGCCATCGACGGGATCGTGGCCTCCGTCACCGCCCGGGAGGGCGTGGCCGTGGCCGCGGGCGATCCGCTGCTGGTGGTGGAGCCCTGGGAACCGCAGTTCCCCAACGGTTGA
- the accC gene encoding acetyl-CoA carboxylase biotin carboxylase subunit, translating into MFKKILIANRGEITIRVIRACKELGVPTVAVFSEADRAALHVRAADEAYCIGPAPSRESYLRYDRILEVAARCGADAIHPGYGFLSENVAFAEACAAQGITFIGPNPRAIRVMGNKTTSRVAVYEMGVPLVPGMRENLVSEEQALEWADRIGFPIMMKAAAGGGGKGLRQILRREDVVAAYRAAKSESLASFGDDAVYMERYIENPRHIEIQVLGDKHGNIIYCPERECSIQRRHQKVIEEAPSTLVDPEMRRAMGEAAIRAAKAVDYDSAGTVEFIVSGRSREFFFLEMNTRLQVEHPITEMITGIDLCKEMIRSAAGYVLPFRQEDIPCHGHALECRIYAEDPDNRFLPTPGRISGLRVPGGPWVRDESGMYEGLDVPIHYDPMLSKLVVWGSTRERMITRMERALSEYAVKGIKTTIPFHARMLKNERFLAGDIDTNFIDQEFQPQDEARVKPHEDIALVAAAIGAYRRDKAKALGRVGGESGPAGDASAWKASGRVKRDPGF; encoded by the coding sequence ATGTTCAAGAAGATTCTCATCGCCAACCGGGGAGAGATCACCATCCGGGTCATCCGCGCCTGCAAGGAGCTGGGGGTGCCCACCGTGGCCGTCTTTTCCGAGGCGGACCGCGCGGCCCTGCACGTGCGGGCCGCGGACGAGGCCTACTGCATCGGCCCCGCCCCCAGCCGGGAATCCTACCTGCGCTACGACCGGATCCTGGAGGTGGCGGCCCGGTGCGGCGCCGACGCCATCCACCCCGGCTACGGGTTCCTGTCGGAGAACGTGGCCTTCGCCGAGGCCTGCGCCGCCCAGGGGATCACCTTCATCGGGCCCAACCCCAGGGCCATCCGGGTCATGGGCAACAAGACCACCTCCCGGGTGGCGGTGTACGAAATGGGCGTGCCGCTGGTGCCCGGCATGCGGGAGAACCTGGTTTCCGAGGAGCAGGCCCTGGAATGGGCCGACCGCATCGGCTTCCCCATCATGATGAAGGCCGCCGCCGGCGGCGGCGGCAAGGGCCTGCGCCAGATCCTTCGCCGCGAGGACGTGGTCGCGGCCTACCGCGCCGCCAAGTCCGAGAGCCTGGCCTCCTTCGGGGACGACGCGGTGTACATGGAGCGGTACATCGAGAACCCCCGGCACATCGAGATCCAGGTGCTGGGCGACAAGCACGGCAACATCATCTACTGCCCCGAGCGGGAGTGCTCCATCCAGCGCCGGCACCAGAAGGTCATCGAGGAGGCCCCCTCGACCCTGGTGGACCCGGAGATGCGCAGGGCCATGGGCGAGGCCGCCATCCGCGCGGCAAAGGCCGTGGACTACGATTCCGCGGGCACGGTGGAGTTCATCGTTTCGGGCAGGTCCAGGGAGTTCTTCTTCCTGGAGATGAACACGCGCCTGCAGGTGGAGCACCCCATCACCGAGATGATCACGGGCATCGACCTGTGCAAGGAGATGATCCGCAGCGCCGCGGGCTACGTCCTGCCCTTCCGCCAGGAGGACATCCCCTGCCACGGCCACGCCCTGGAGTGCCGCATCTACGCCGAGGACCCCGACAACCGCTTCCTGCCCACCCCGGGGAGGATCAGCGGCCTGCGGGTCCCGGGCGGCCCCTGGGTGCGGGACGAGTCGGGCATGTACGAGGGCCTGGACGTGCCCATCCACTACGACCCCATGCTCAGCAAGCTGGTGGTGTGGGGCAGCACCCGGGAGCGCATGATCACCCGCATGGAGCGGGCCCTGTCGGAGTACGCGGTCAAGGGCATCAAGACCACCATCCCCTTCCACGCCCGGATGCTCAAGAACGAGCGGTTCCTGGCCGGCGACATCGACACCAACTTCATCGACCAGGAATTCCAGCCCCAGGACGAGGCGCGGGTGAAGCCCCACGAGGACATCGCGCTGGTGGCCGCGGCCATCGGGGCCTACCGCCGGGACAAGGCCAAGGCCCTGGGCCGGGTCGGGGGCGAATCGGGCCCGGCCGGGGACGCCTCGGCCTGGAAGGCCAGCGGCAGGGTCAAGCGGGATCCGGGATTCTGA
- a CDS encoding acyl-CoA carboxylase subunit beta, with protein sequence MTTGQDAKLALLRAKHEEAERGGGADKIAKHHASGRLTARERIAILLDEDSFTEIDKFVLHRCDNFGMEKMKIPGDGVVTGYGLIDGRLVYVFAQDFTVFGGSLSKAYAEKICKIMDMASRNGAPVIGLNDSGGARIQEGVQSLAGYSDIFTRNVLSSGVVPQISAIMGPCAGGAVYSPAITDFVFMVKDTSYMFITGPDVIKAVTHEEVSKEDLGGAMTHNARSGCAHFACTDDEECLLMIRELMGFIPLNNQDDPPSRVCTDDPNRTEVALRTLVPDSANLPYDMKDIFHAVVDDGHFFEVQEHFARNLVIGFARLNGRPVGIVANQPNHLAGALDVDSSLKGARFVRFCDCFNIPLIFFEDVPGFLPGVGQELGGIIKHGAKLLYAITEATVPRLTVITRKAYGGAYCVMNAKNIRCDYAIAWPTAEIAVMGPEGAVNIIHRKELDTSRDPERTRTALLDDYRNKFANPYNAAELGYVDEVIDPMNTRPVLIRALEMCRNKRVSNPPRKHGNLPL encoded by the coding sequence ATGACCACGGGACAGGACGCGAAGCTGGCACTCCTCAGGGCGAAGCACGAGGAGGCCGAGAGGGGCGGGGGCGCCGACAAGATCGCCAAGCACCACGCCTCCGGGAGGCTCACGGCCCGGGAGCGCATCGCCATCCTCCTGGACGAGGATTCCTTCACGGAGATCGACAAGTTCGTCCTGCACCGCTGCGACAACTTCGGCATGGAGAAGATGAAGATCCCCGGCGACGGGGTGGTGACGGGGTACGGGCTCATCGACGGGCGGTTGGTGTACGTCTTCGCCCAGGACTTCACGGTCTTCGGGGGGTCCCTTTCCAAGGCGTACGCGGAGAAGATCTGCAAGATCATGGACATGGCCTCCCGCAACGGGGCGCCGGTCATCGGGCTCAACGATTCGGGGGGGGCCCGCATCCAGGAGGGCGTGCAGTCCCTGGCGGGCTATTCGGACATCTTCACCCGCAACGTGCTCTCCTCGGGGGTGGTGCCCCAGATCTCGGCCATCATGGGGCCCTGCGCGGGGGGCGCGGTCTACTCCCCGGCCATTACGGACTTCGTGTTCATGGTCAAGGACACGTCCTACATGTTCATCACGGGGCCCGACGTCATCAAGGCGGTCACCCACGAGGAGGTCTCCAAGGAGGACCTGGGCGGGGCCATGACCCACAACGCCCGGTCCGGCTGCGCGCACTTCGCGTGCACGGACGACGAGGAGTGCCTGCTCATGATCCGCGAGCTCATGGGCTTCATCCCCCTCAACAACCAGGACGACCCGCCCTCCCGGGTCTGCACGGACGACCCCAACCGCACCGAGGTGGCCCTGCGCACCCTGGTGCCCGATTCGGCCAACCTGCCCTACGACATGAAGGACATCTTCCATGCCGTGGTGGACGACGGCCACTTCTTCGAGGTGCAGGAGCACTTCGCCCGGAACCTGGTCATCGGCTTCGCCCGGCTCAACGGGAGGCCCGTGGGCATCGTGGCCAACCAGCCCAATCACCTGGCCGGGGCCCTGGACGTGGATTCCTCCCTCAAGGGCGCGCGCTTCGTGCGTTTCTGCGACTGCTTCAACATCCCCCTGATCTTCTTCGAGGACGTGCCGGGCTTCCTGCCGGGGGTGGGCCAGGAGCTGGGCGGCATCATCAAGCACGGCGCCAAGCTCCTCTACGCCATCACCGAGGCCACGGTGCCCCGGCTCACCGTGATCACCCGCAAGGCCTACGGCGGCGCCTACTGCGTGATGAACGCCAAGAACATCCGCTGCGACTACGCCATCGCATGGCCCACGGCCGAGATCGCCGTCATGGGCCCCGAGGGCGCCGTGAACATCATCCACCGCAAGGAGCTGGACACCTCCCGGGACCCAGAGCGCACGCGCACCGCCCTGCTGGACGACTACCGGAACAAGTTCGCCAACCCCTACAACGCGGCCGAACTGGGCTACGTGGACGAGGTCATCGATCCCATGAACACCCGTCCCGTCCTCATCCGCGCCCTGGAGATGTGCCGGAACAAGCGCGTCAGCAATCCGCCCCGGAAGCACGGCAACCTGCCGCTTTGA
- a CDS encoding acyl-CoA dehydrogenase family protein — MSMPLTQLGEEELAFQELVADFARNEIQPLREAMDEAQEMRPDLVKKLFGLDIMGIEVPEAYGGAGSTFFNAILVIEELSKVDASVGVLVDVQNTLVDNCFNRWGSEEQKRKYLPRLCKDTVGAYALSEAGSGSDAFALSTRATPNAGGYLLNGSKLFITSAQEAGIFVVFATVDPAAGYRGITAFIVERGMPGFTVSRKENKLGIRASSTCELSLADVQVGPGQVLGEVGKGYKVAIETLNEGRIGIAAQMLGLAEGALAHALAYTKERRQFGKAIFDFQAVQMRLAECASRVEAARLMTYNAARMKDAGLPFIREAAMAKYFTSQVAEWVASECLELFGGYGFTKDYPAEKYFRDSKIGKIYEGTTFMQLQTIAKLL; from the coding sequence ATGAGCATGCCCCTGACCCAGCTTGGCGAGGAGGAACTCGCCTTCCAGGAACTCGTCGCCGATTTCGCCCGGAACGAGATCCAGCCCCTGCGCGAGGCCATGGACGAGGCCCAGGAGATGCGCCCCGACCTGGTGAAGAAGCTCTTCGGCCTGGACATCATGGGCATCGAGGTGCCCGAGGCCTACGGCGGCGCCGGCTCCACCTTCTTCAACGCCATCCTCGTCATCGAGGAGCTCAGCAAGGTGGACGCCTCCGTGGGCGTCCTGGTGGACGTGCAGAACACCCTGGTGGACAACTGCTTCAACCGATGGGGCAGCGAGGAGCAGAAGCGGAAGTACCTGCCCCGGCTCTGCAAGGACACCGTGGGCGCCTACGCCCTGTCCGAGGCGGGTTCGGGGTCCGACGCCTTCGCCCTTTCCACCCGGGCCACCCCCAATGCCGGAGGGTACCTGCTCAACGGCAGCAAGCTCTTCATCACCAGCGCCCAGGAGGCGGGGATCTTCGTGGTCTTCGCCACGGTGGACCCGGCCGCGGGGTACCGGGGCATCACGGCCTTCATCGTCGAGCGCGGCATGCCGGGCTTCACCGTCTCCCGCAAGGAGAACAAGCTGGGCATCCGCGCCAGCTCCACCTGCGAACTGAGCCTGGCCGACGTGCAGGTGGGGCCCGGACAGGTGCTGGGGGAGGTGGGCAAGGGCTACAAGGTGGCCATCGAGACCCTCAACGAGGGCCGCATCGGCATCGCCGCCCAGATGCTGGGCCTGGCCGAGGGCGCCCTGGCCCACGCCCTGGCCTACACGAAGGAGCGCAGGCAGTTCGGCAAGGCCATCTTCGACTTCCAGGCCGTGCAGATGCGCCTGGCCGAGTGCGCCAGCCGCGTGGAGGCGGCGCGCCTCATGACCTACAACGCCGCCCGCATGAAGGACGCCGGCCTCCCCTTCATCCGGGAGGCGGCCATGGCCAAGTACTTCACCAGCCAGGTGGCGGAATGGGTCGCCAGCGAGTGCCTGGAATTGTTCGGAGGCTACGGCTTCACGAAGGACTACCCGGCAGAGAAGTACTTCCGGGACAGCAAGATCGGGAAGATCTACGAAGGAACGACGTTCATGCAGCTGCAGACCATCGCCAAGCTGCTCTAG